TTGAAAGTGAATATACAACCCAAGGTAATTAACATCACTGGATCTATGAGCCAGAAAGGATTGTACCAACAGTCAGTAGCACTTCAGTTTGTGATTGTGATCCAACTTTCTACTTATGGATCCAGCACCCATTCAGAACCAAGCCTGAGAAGGTTTGGCCTGTCTTTCACCCATTAAGAGCAAAATTATATTCAGCTCTAGAAGAAGCAAAATGTAAGCACTGACTTTATGGTGTTCTCCATCCTTCTCCAAGGTTAATCTTGCTGACTATGTTCATGCTCCTGCTCTGTGGGATCACAGCCAGCTGCATCAAGTTCTGCTGCCGGAAGAAGAGGCCTCCAGTTCAGCCCTTCCCTAGGCACCCCTACGATCTGACTGGTGTTGCTATTGACAGCGACAGCACAGCCCACAGCACGGTGACCTGTAAGTACCCATGGGAGTCAGCTACTCAGCCGTGCTTTGCTGTAGAGCGTGTCCACAACGCTGTGCTCAGTCCTTGCAACACCGGGGACTTCCTGAGCTCCTCTCAGAACATCTTCCAAAACCACAGGGAGGGCATGGGAAAACTGAGTGTCATCAGGGCAATGCAGTAAGTGAATGCAGATGCCAAGTAGGATTTAATGCTGCAGAAGTTAGAATAAAGTCCCTGGGGGGTTAACCTCTCACATGTCCTCTACCACATCTGCTCTAATTCCCGCTGCCCCATTTGTTTTAACCCTTTCTGCCCACCTCACTGTCCAACTATTTCAGCCCAAGTTATCTCTAACCTAAGATATTGTTCCCAGCTGTTGGTGTAGGAACCCAGCTGGAACTGCCTCTGTTACAGCATACACCTACTGTGTCAGGTGTTCTTCAGCAACAGCTGGACGGCAATATGCAcagacattttctcttctgacagctttttttgGGCAATGTATAGATTCTATAAAGTAATTCTATAGTGGTAGCTTTTAGTATATAGTGCATACATTCTGCGAAAAAAAATTGAGTCCATAATTTCTTGGAGAAGAATGGGATTAGCCTTCTATATATCAGGGTTCCATGCAATcgtttaaatttttttcattccttttcctcaCAGCATACAGCTCATTCCAGTACCCTCTGAGTGCCCCTATTCCTTCACTATTTGTGGGCATGGACAGGAGCACTGTGTCCCCTCCAGCTTACAGTCCCTACACAACGGAGTTGCCACCTTCTTATGACGAAGCTGTCCAAATGGGTAAACAATACATCGAAGTAGCACTGGTCAGCCAGAAGCTCAGTGACATCCCTGAACAGGTGATACCAGGCGGGCTGAATCGCACCCAGCATTCACCTGATAGAACCAACAGAGATCCAGCAACACAGCCCAActcagaaaattcagaagatgTACCACAAGAACAGCCTCAGCTCTAGCTCATTTCACATTTGGAGTAAAGGAATGGAAGGCGTGAAGAATTTGGTTTTATAAGACAAGTTTTGATGAAGAGATGTTTCCTCCCATGCAGTTGTAATGATCtgtcagaagaaatgttttctgctgtaattTCCTGGTTAAGCTTCTTCAGGGATATGAAGTGAAGTAGAAGGgcagcagtttaaaaatacctgtaaaaGTGGGACAGGGATACTTGTTCATCTTCTGATTAAGAAAAACGATTCCCTGTGCCCCGCATATGGCAACAAAAAAGGTCAGGGCAATTTTGCCATCTTGGAAACAAAGAGTCAGGTGGTACAAGAGCAAGTTGTTCCACAACAGAACCTTCCCAAACTGGAGTTGAAAAGCAGAATCCTATGAACTCGCTCTGAAGAGTCCGTGATGCTCAGATGCTCTgtagtttcatttattttgggaACTTTAACTGTCCAGCAAACTGCTGAGGTGCTAAACTTGTTGCTACACAATGGCATGTGTTCCTACACTGAAGGAAGATGGCAGGAACATATTTGAGGGAAATGTACTATCTTGTGTTTCCCAACTAGAATTGTTAGTTATGAGACTTgaaggtgtttattttttttttaatctttaaacttctatttttaagatGCAGTGGCTTGTGTGGGGGATCCTTTTGCTACATATTTTGCCAGTTAAAGTACAAATTAGTTTCGGAGGTATTTCTGCACGTGGTTAAGTATTAGTAATGTTTCAAATATTCAATTTCTTTGCTGATTGAGCCTGGTGGATTTGAAAAACACCACAAATTGGAAAATATCAATTGTTTCAGATagccaaatatattttttctgtatttcagaagaatatGATACTACCATCATCAGAATTTATCTTACAAAATCTCACCTGGAGGGATAATTAATGTGAACTTGACAAACACTTAAacctcaggggaaaaaaaggctgaaatgaaTAGCAAGATAACCCATATGGCATCAGTTTAAAGGTTTATGAAAAACTGTTGGCTACTCAGTTGAATTATATCACCTGCCAGTGTCAGCAGCAAGTTCATAATGATTTTCTGCAGTGTGAATTTCTCccaaataaaacacttctttctGTATTGATAAGTTTGTTTGCATTAAACAGGAAAATCCACAGTGGGGGAATTAAGGATGAAAGTAACGTGTACCGGGGCCACTAAAAGAATAGTTAAAGTTAGGTGCTAAGCAAATGTTTGCATATAGGTTTGTTCAAACCACATGGAAGTTCCCAGGGCAGTAACAAACTTTATGCATTTGGAGAAGCAAGATGAGAGCTAATGGCTCATacagaagaacaacaacaactaatACCAAGAACAATACAATGAGGTCTTAATGATTTAGACAGAGGGTGAAAGTTACTTTTCTGACTGCCTGTGGGTTTGTATCTGTACAAATCGTCACCAGCACCTGAATAATACACTTAGCCATTTGCTCTAGCATAGCTCTATCtatgtttcaaaaatactaaGCTATGCAAGACTTCAGTATTAGTAGTGTTTatcaatgaaaatatatttcctgcTCATCTCAGATATCCAAGCAGATAAGAGGCAAGcgttatttttaagtgaaacaagattaaatgaaaaactaagATCATGAGATACcataatttctgtaaaacatcTGCTCAAGAGTAGGATGGCACTATGATTTCCTCAAGTAAATGTGCTTTTATTGCCATCTACTGAAGGATCAGCTGAACTGTGTTGCATTAAACTGCTGTGTTGTGACCACTCCCTTAACGTTGATCAAAATCATGAAACAATATGCTAAATGCCTTCAGGTGCAGGGTTTAGAAACAGGCTTTGCTATAAAGACGAGTGTTACAGAAACTAAGCATCACTTATAGTATTGTAGAGAAACTGGAAAGTACCCTTGAAACATGATCACAGAGTTCACTTTCTAGTCCTCTTGCTACAAAAATAACTTGCTACTTGATTGGAGAAGTTGGTGTCAGCTGAAATCGTACGTAATGCCCTACATTATGTAGCCACCAGAGCTGTATACTTACTGGCTTTCTGCATCCAGCTCATCAGAAGTAATGGCCTCATAAGATTTTTGCAAAGACTATCCTCACTTGGCACTTCTGCACATTTTGCCTAACTGGCAGAGTTAGCCAACATGGTATCTCTGtactttttgtcttctgtactGTCAAAGTGGTAACTATACGTCTGTATTACTAAGAATTTCCAATTTTGTTTCTTACCACAGCAATTAATGGGCTAAAACACTGAACTGTCTAAAACTGTTGAAGGGAAAAGGCAGAGTGCTCACTCACTAATAAAGACAGGAATGCAACACCAGGCAAATGAAAAGAACAGTGACTGACACAAGAGGGCACTCCTTCCCTTCTCAGTGTGTTGTTACATTGCCACTTGTAGCAGCTTCAAGAGGGATATCTCTCGGTGTTGCCAAGAGGCGAGAGTGGTTCTGAGGCTCGGTTTTGCTCAAGTCTGCAGAGCTCACCCTGCAGTGCAAGGACTGACCTTGCTTGAGGAGTACAGGAATAAAATCACAACGGTTTGACTTCCCtgcatgcttttgcttttacaaTGCTTCTGTCTTGTGAGCTGTCAGTAGTACCTGGCAGACTACCTACCAAACCACGAGGAGATCTGTTTCCATTCAGTTATGCAGAATGATAGTTCTGTTAAACCCAACATCAAAACCCTAAATGATAAACACTCACAAATGAGATCTGACTCTTACAAATTCCATGTAAATACCTGCAGCAAACAGCTCTCTTCTTACTTTGGGGATAGCTGTATTTGTGTGGCAAGTCCACGCCATCAATTAGAATCACTCCTGCATGTGGGAACACAGTGAGAGAAAATAATCCCTTAACTATCTATGttggaaaaagaattaaaatggaGATATCCTCAATCCTGGTCTACAGATGTAACAGCTTGAAAACGATGTTCCCATATGCTTCGCATTACCCCAAATAGCAGGAAGTAGAATGGAAAAAGAATGTCCATTGATCACCTGGGTCTCATCTGATTAATCGGGCAAGGCAGAGAAAGGCAACATTTCTTGTTAACGTGTATAAAATTAGGTTCAGGAAGCAGCTTCTGTTCAACCTGTACTTTTGTAATAGGAATAGAGGAGAATATTACGGGTTCTTAATCCTCCTGTGTGGTaagttaaaatgaatttatttatttcaattaacgTTTTAAAACTCATCCACTAAATATGAATGTGAAATGGAGATTAGTATTGTTTTTACTTCTATTGCCACTTTtcacaaatgtttgttttctgacttttgctttgtgttcttGCTAGCTCTGTTTATCTGTGTGGGATCTGACCTTATGATTCTAGAAAACCTTGTTGCGTTGTCAGTGCCTCTTAGTGAGGCTCAAGCAGGAACTAAGATGTTTCAGAAACTCCCAACCTAGACAGACACGgtgttcctttatttttcctcctgagCCCATGAAGGGAAAAGGACGGATAGGATTCTTCTTACACTTCAATTGTACTCATGTATGATGAGTCCCTGGTTTTATCAGTGAAAGCATTTGGAATGTAAGTAATTGGTTTTCTTTTAGAACTGGATTCTGCACTAGTAGAGGAAACACAGTAAGAatcaactgcagaaaaagagccTAGCTTACATTCAGTTTTAGTCCTCTTAACCGTAGGTACCTTATTTCTTGTTTCCAACTAGGTATAACATCTCGATTTCTGGTCAGGAATCTTGCATAGTGCTTCCATTGGCTCTTTAAGAGCCATCAGAGAGCAACTGGAAGTGGGTGCATAAAATTCACATTAAATTGATGTCTATGTATTATTTATAGCCAGTTCTTAAAAGTATTCTGAAGCTTCAAAACAAGATGCTATAATGGATACTATTTATTAGTGCTATGGTGATCTAAACTGTgaatttctaaaacaaaagccTTTCATGAGAAATGTGCTATCCCTGGTGGCAATATAAAAGAGCCTTTCAGGAAGATCCAGGATCAGCATATTTCCATTCGTAAAGAATTAATCTGCACATTTTCCCTCtctaaaatgctttaattaaacagtttagaaaaaaattccaGAGCAGAGAAGtgaatttaaatggaaacattAACGGTTTCAGTAACTTCTTAATCAAGCAGTCAGTCAAGCATATCTAAATAATCTTAGACGAAGCACTTAGCCAAACAGGAGTTCACTCACTGTTAGCTTTGCTCAGGGTTGGTCTGAAATGACTTGTCACTGACAGGTCTATGTTACAATACACTGTTCACGCAATGCGCGATAGATGCTTCCCTTCCTTCAACCTTTTGAGTAATAAATAAATCCGCTGCTGATACCGATTGTCACCTGATATTCCACTGAGCTGGTATCAGAAATACCTTTACCACTGGCAGGGATAAGAGAAGGCCTTGTACCAAAGACCAAGATTAGTCCGGTTTATGTTGAAGAAGCCTGTGAATCCTTCTCAGGATTGCTCACACTAATTCAGCTCTATGGTCCTGGCAGTACTGGGAGCCATCATCTAGACAGGCAGCTGATGACCACAATTAACTCGGTGATGTTAAATACAGCATTGCTCACTAGAGCTATGCTGACAGCATTGATGCAAGTGTTCATGTCTTACTGTTGGTATATCAGGCTGCTCTCACCTGTTGTAGGaatgcactgaaaaatgcaaagtcctgtCAACAGCACTGGTATTGAGTAATTCTCCTTCAGAATGCTGAAGTTTTCTATTCCCTGGCTAAGGAAATCTGCTTGCAGCTGCCTGTGGGTGTGCTATTGTGATGTGTTGTGTTTAGAAGTCTGTTCGGTGACCTCCACAAAGCCACTTCCTCTCTTATGTCCCTGCTTCTTTTCCCATCCTGTTGGTCCTGTGTTTAAGGCGTGTGTCCTTTAACGTAGGAAATTCTCCCACAGTGCCTACCATAGTGGGAATCAGCTCTTAGAGGGGAAATCTtatataaaaagtaattaaaaaacccaaacacatcTGAGTTCTTTGAGTAGCAGAGCGAATAGAGCTTGGTTTTCTATATATTATGACAAATTCTTAACACTTAATGATATGTAAACTGCTGTAGAAGCTTTTCTTATAGTTAGGACACGCGTACGATCTTTCTTGTGTGCATCCTCCAGTGCCTAACAAAGGTGAGCTCATGCTGCAGTCTTTACTGCAATAGGAGTATTAAAAGATCCCTCttctctgcccagctcctgTTTTCATGAACCTTTCAGGATCTTCATGTCTTTGAGACCTCCAGTTCTCCATCAGACTCGGTGGAAATTGGTCAGTGGATTCTGAATTATTAGCTGGGTGTGGGGAATGGGAAGAGGGGAGGTGGGACAGACTGAGTGTCACTACAAAACCTCACTGCCTTAGGAAACCAGGCTCAAACAGAACATTGAGCAGGAGACTTTGGTCACACAGCAGGCTATAAGCTCAGCTGGAGGGAGGATTTCAGAATTCTGATTCGCCAGTCCAGCATTTTCACCATCGCTAGATCTGCTGAAGTCTGATAATATCCACACAAGCTTTGTGACATCTCTAAGGCAAAAGCTCCTCTCCGTAATAACCTAAAGTGCATTTTTTGTTATGAATTGAATCTGGTGCTCATTTGGCACTGTTGAACATGCAATTCCTCTCCCGTTTGTCcaaaattgcagaaaataacTGCCAAAACAATTATTTGCTGGCTGTGTGCAAGAGCTTACTATGGGGAGATGTCCTGCTGGAGCAAGTCAGTGTTCCTATCACTGTCAGCAGCTTGCAGTCCTGTCTTTCCTCTCTCACACACATGCGCTCACCATGATCACTTGTgctcagaaggaaaatgcaggcTTGGAAGTAAATTGCCTCAATAATTCATGGGCTTTATAGCCCAGAGCAAATTATACCTTGGCTCTGTCATGAAATTCAGGTTGCAAATCCCTTTATAGCCaagctcattaaaaatataagtaCAGTGGTATATCTATAATGGCTTTTATGATCAATGCATTATAATCTTTGGAGAGTATTAAGTGGTAAACCTGCAACATCAAGAGTGAAGCATCAGTAGGGTCTGGATATAGTAAGAGTTGGAGAaaaaccatttctttttctgccttgcaTTTGCCTTTGTCTGCCTCACTGCCCCCAAATACCATTTATTCACCGTGCAGTATGTGCTGTACTACCAATCAATAAAATAGATCTTACTGGCCTGAGGGCTGCTTTGCTGCATTAAGCAGCAAGTTTGAAATACGCAGACGGTCAGGAATTCCTGCAGGTGCAGGAATCTTTGTTACATCTTCCAATAGTATCTGTGACTTGGTCCTAGGTGttataatattaatttaaaaagggggtggggagtCAGGGGAGTGTCTGCCCTTCATCCTGAGGGAGGAGATTCCACTTAGATGGTTTAATCTATGGGAGATTTTttgtaattgcttttaaaacctAACTCGTGttagttttatattaaaaaatcatttgtcaTTCTTCACTGAAGATGAGGTGTGCCCTGGTGAAATGGATTCAATCTTGTTTTTGACTGCCACACGCTGAACCTATGACACCACCTTTTTCAGAGAATTTATTACAGAACAGGGGTTTGATGGCTTCTAGCACAAATGGCTGCGTACTAGGAGTAGATGACCTCAGTGTGTATGCATGTAATCCAGAAagtacttaggaaaaaaagaatttttactTTGCTAGAATCCTAATACTAGAACAGGCCTTCAGTAGAAATAAACCAGTACTGTATTACTGAAGCCCCTTATTATCTGGCCCATCAACCGATAACTCAAGGTGAATAAACGTTTGcacaaaataactgaagaatGACTAAATATTTGCTGGCAAATAACAATTCTCT
This window of the Cygnus olor isolate bCygOlo1 chromosome 21, bCygOlo1.pri.v2, whole genome shotgun sequence genome carries:
- the TMEM52 gene encoding transmembrane protein 52 — its product is MSNWASLWYVWLILLTMFMLLLCGITASCIKFCCRKKRPPVQPFPRHPYDLTGVAIDSDSTAHSTVTSYSSFQYPLSAPIPSLFVGMDRSTVSPPAYSPYTTELPPSYDEAVQMGKQYIEVALVSQKLSDIPEQVIPGGLNRTQHSPDRTNRDPATQPNSENSEDVPQEQPQL